One Panicum virgatum strain AP13 chromosome 9K, P.virgatum_v5, whole genome shotgun sequence genomic region harbors:
- the LOC120651170 gene encoding zein-alpha PMS1-like: MAAKMFALFALLALSMRVATAFTVPQSFQPISPAIPLLFPPTLAAAAAHPCAQHIALQQALTSGISISSAITIQQRLASLQQQCLAQLAIQSITTVQQQQIFNQVANPAAYLQQQQSLPYLFNQLAANPAAFWQTQQLLPSLLNQINVANPSAFFQQQQQLPYLLNQLAAVNPAAFWQIQQLLPSLLSQIAVTSPTVFFQQQQQLPYLFNQLATVNPAAFWQEQQLVLNLFNQLAATSPAAYFQQALVRGAIF, translated from the coding sequence ATGGCGGCTAAGATGTTTGCCCTCTTTGCTCTCCTTGCCCTCTCAATGAGGGTTGCTACTGCATTCACTGTTCCACAATCCTTTCAACCTATCTCACCTGCTATTCCACTACTTTTCCCACCAACATTAGCTGCGGCAGCTGCACACCCATGCGCACAGCACATTGCACTGCAGCAGGCACTCACGTCAGGCATCTCCATCTCTTCGGCCATTACCATTCAACAGCGGTTGGCCTCCCTGCAGCAGCAGTGCCTGGCACAACTAGCAATCCAGAGCATCACAACAGTACAACAGCAACAGATATTTAACCAAGTGGCCAACCCTGCCGCCTACTTGCAACAGCAACAGTCGCTACCGTACTTGTTCAACCAGCTCGCTGCGAACCCTGCTGCCTTTTGGCAAACACAACAACTACTACCAAGCTTGTTGAACCAAATCAATGTGGCGAACCCTTCTGCCTTTTTCCAGCAACAACAACAGTTGCCATACTTGTTGAACCAGCTTGCTGCTGTAAACCCTGCTGCCTTTTGGCAGATACAGCAGCTGCTACCAAGCTTGTTGAGCCAGATCGCTGTGACGAGCCCTACTGTCTTTttccagcaacagcagcagttaccGTACTTGTTTAACCAGCTTGCTACCGTGAACCCTGCTGCCTTCTGGCAGGAACAACAGCTGGTGCTAAACCTATTCAACCAACTAGCAGCAACGAGCCCTGCAGCTTACTTCCAGCAAGCCCTCGTTCGTGGCGCCATCTTCTAA
- the LOC120651168 gene encoding organic cation/carnitine transporter 7-like produces METYTTDDALTAMGFGKFQALVLVYAGTGWLADSMELMLLSFVGPLVRQQWNVSAQHESLLSSVVFTGMLIGACSWGYISDKYGRRTALLFSIVLTTGAGFLSALSPNYISLIVFRFLVGIGVGGTHVFSSWFLEFVPAKNRGTWMIIFSVFWTIGTILEASLAWVVLSRLSWRWLLAFTALPCFLLLLLFVIAPESPRYLCVQNRISDATLVLERMAKTNKVALPPGVLTYHKETQLVDHNPLTSQNGHLPVRDNDCAADNAMSSKSGGIAALRKLFSRKLLRSTLLIWFVWFANSFAYYGLVLLSSQLGDANRRCTSGQKSEVQQKNANLYKDVFITSLAEFPGLVISAIIVDWFGRKATMWILLFGCCAFLGPLAVHQKESLTTALLFGARACGMGSSTVLCLYAPEVYPTSARSTGVGIATAIGKIGGILCPIIAVGLLRSCHQMEAVVVFELLLGLAGVACILFPVETKGREMK; encoded by the exons ATGGAAACGTACACCACGGATGACGCGCTTACAGCCATGGGGTTTGGGAAGTTCCAGGCGCTTGTTCTTGTATACGCCGGCACGGGCTGGCTCGCGGACTCCATGGAGCTCATGTTGCTGTCCTTCGTTGGACCACTGGTTCGGCAGCAGTGGAATGTCTCGGCCCAGCACGAGAGCCTGCTCTCCAGCGTTGTCTTCACTGGCATGTTGATAGGAGCCTGTTCTTGGGGCTATATTTCCGACAAGTACGGAAGAAG GACAGCTTTATTGTTCTCAATTGTTCTCACTACTGGAGCTGGGTTTCTAAGTGCTTTATCTCCTAACTATATATCCTTGATAGTTTTTCGGTTCCTTGTCGGTATTGGGGTTGGTGGTACACATGTATTTTCATCTTGGTTTTTGGAATTTGTTCCTGCAAAAAACCGCGGCACctggatgattattttttctgttttctGGACTATTGGAACAATCCTGGAAGCTTCACTTGCATGG GTCGTCTTGTCAAGATTGAGTTGGCGGTGGTTGCTGGCATTCACTGCTCTTCCATGCTTCCTGCTGCTTCTCCTTTTTGTCATTGCACCTGAGTCACCACGCTATCTCTGCGTACAAAACAGAATATCTGATGCAACGCTTGTTCTAGAGAGAATGGCCAAGACAAACAAAGTAGCTCTTCCTCCTGGAGTTCTCACGTACCATAAAGAGACACAATTAGTTGACCACAATCCTCTTACCTCTCAGAATGGTCATCTTCCAGTCAGAGATAATGACTGTGCAGCTGACAATGCTATGAGCTCAAAATCTGGTGGTATTGCTGCATTGCGCAAACTATTTTCACGTAAACTGCTCAGATCAACTCTTCTTATCTGGTTTGTATGGTTTGCAAACTCCTTCGCATATTATGGGCTAGTATTGCTGTCATCACAGCTGGGTGATGCTAACAGAAGATGCACATCTGGCCAGAAGTCTGAAGTGCAACAAAAAAATGCCAACCTTTACAAAGATGTCTTTATAACTAGTTTAGCAG AGTTTCCAGGCTTAGTGATTTCTGCCATTATTGTTGATTGGTTTGGCCGGAAAGCTACAATGTGGATCCTGTTGTTTGGATGCTGTGCTTTCCTTGGACCTCTAGCTGTTCATCAGAAAGAGTCATTGACAACCGCCCTTCTGTTCGGTGCTCGCGCATGTGGCATGGGTAGCTCTACAGTTTTATGTTTATACGCACCAGAG gtGTACCCAACATCAGCACGCTCAACGGGTGTTGGAATAGCCACCGCCATTGGTAAAATTGGTGGCATTCTGTGCCCCATCATCGCTGTCGGCTTGCTGCGGAGTTGCCACCAAATGGAAGCCGTTGTGGTCTTTGAGCTGTTGCTAGGTCTCGCTGGAGTTGCCTGCATCCTCTTCCCTGTGGAGACCAAGGGCCGTGAGATGAAATGA